GCTGGATGGCGTCGAACACCGCGGCGTCCACGCCCTTCACCATCGAGGTGAGGATGAAGCCCGGCGCCTCCGCGAACTGGTCGGCGTCGACGCCGATGGCCAGCTTGCCGGTCGCGCGCGCCGCCTCGAACACGCCGAGGCCCGTGGAGCCGGAGGCGTGGAAGATCACGTTCACGCCGGACTGGTACTGGCTGAGCGCGAGCTCCTTGCCGCGGCCGGGATTGCGGAACGCCTCGGGGGTCACGCCGGCGTACTGCGCGACCACCGTGCACGTCGGGCAGACGTGCGTCACGCCGGCGCGGTAGCCCGCCTCGAACTTGTGGATCAGCGGGATGTCCATGCCGCCCACGAAGCCGACCCGCGTCGTCGGACGGTACGCGCGGTCACCGATGCGCGACTCGCGCGACAGCAGCGCCGCCAGCGCGCCGACGAGGTACGAGCCCTCCTCCTCGCGGAACTTGAGCGCCGCGAGGTTGGGCGGCGGCGGGATGGGGCGGCCGGCGGAGTCGCTCGCGACGGCGAGGTCCACGCCCGCGAAGCGGACGTTCGGGTACTCCTTCGCCAGCAGCGTCAGGTCGTCGGTGAAGATGAAGCCGACGCCGACGACGAGATCCATCCCCTCGGCCGCCAGCAGCCGGAGGCCGGCCTCGCGGTCGGAGCCCTCGCCGGGCTCGATGAACCGGACGCGCGCGCCGAGCTTCTCGGCGGCGCGCGTGGCGCCGAGGTAGGCGCCGTCGTTGAACGACTTGTCGCCGCGGCCGCCGACGTCGAAGACGATGCCGACGTCGAGCCCCTCGTCGGAGGGTGGCTCGAGGGCGCCCGACGGGCGGACGAGGAGGAGGGCGACGTGGACGGCGAGGAGCGCGCCGATCAGGAGGAGCAGCTTGCGCATGAGTCTCCAAAGGTCACGCCGCCGCACAGCCGGGGCAAGCCGCACGGCGGGCGGACCCGTCATCCGGGTGTCGGGGCGGTGTGGGCCCGATCTGCTCCAGTCCCCGGAGAGGCTGGGCTGCGCGCCCGGCACGCACCGACGTGCTCTGGCTTCCTGGCCTTTGGGGAGGTTTCGGATGCTCCGGATGTTGCGGATGCTCCGGATCGCTCCGCGTGGCGGCGACGTCCCATGCGCCACACGGAGCGATCCGCATGATCCGGCGCATCCGGAGCATCCGTTCCTCACCAACAGGCCAACAGGTCCGGCGCACCGGTCCCTGAACGAGAGGAGCGGCCTGAATGCGACACGGGGCCGGGCGACGTCGTCGCCCGGCCCCGTGCTGACGTCAGCTGCTGCCTGCGGTCAGCTCGCGATCTTGTAGCGGAACGACTGCACGCCCGGCTTGGCCACCTCGACCTTCGCCGTCTTCTTCTCGCCCGCCGCGACCGGGCCCACGCTGACCTGCTGCGTGTCGATCACCGCGCCCGCCTTGTCCAGGAACTCGACGGTCAGGTTGAACGTCTTCGGGCCCGCGGCGGCCGCGGCGGCGGGCTTCGCCCCGGCGCGCGCCGGCGCGGCGGCGGCGGTCTTCGCCAGGTTCTCCACGCTCAGGCCGAGCGTCGACTTCGCGTCGCCGCGCGTGAACTCGGTGAACGTGACCTTCACCGGCATCTCGCTCGAGAGGCGGTTGTACTTCAGGAGCGAGTCCGTGAACGCCTTCTTCTGCGCCGGGTTCTTCGACGCGTTCGCGATGCCCTGGTAGGCGATGGCGATGAAGAGGTAGTTGTCCGGGTTGCCCGGGTCGATCTCGACCAGGCGCTGCGTGATCGGCAGCATCGGCTCGTACTGCTTCAGCTGCATGTACGTCGCCGCCAGGTTGTTCAGCGCGTCGCGCTGCAGCTTGTTCTGCTCCAGCGCCGCGGCGAACAGCTTGGCCGCCGCCTCGTGCTTGTTGGCCTGCGACGCCGCGACGCCGGCCTGCGTCAGCGCCATGTCGCCGAACTTCGCCGGGTCGGCGAGGATCGCGTCGTAGTTGCCCGACTCGATCATCGCGTTCGCCTGCGTGAAGCGCACGGCCTGGATGTTCTGCTCGGCCGCCACGCGCAGGTCCTTCATCGACGTGTCGTTCGCCGTCAGCGCGAGCACGCGGTCGAAGTGCTGGCCGGCGCCGGCGTAGTCCTTCTTGGTCAGCGCCACCGAGCCGAGGATGTGGTGGCTGAACGGGCTCTCCGGCACCACGATCGCGGCGCGCGTCGCGTAGTACTGCGCCGAGTCGAGCTGCTGGTTGTTGAGGTTCGTGAGCGCCGCGTTGATGACGTTGCGCCACGCGAACTGCCGGACCTGCAGCGCGTTCTCCGCGCAGCCCGGCTTCGCCGCCTCGACGACCTTCACCGTCGAGTCCACGAGCTTGAGGAGGTCCACCGGCTCGCTGCCGGCGAGGCCGAGGTCCGCGCGCGTCGCGTGGTTGGCCAGGCGCACGTCCTGGGCGAGCATCGTGTACGCCTGCGCCAGCGTGAACGCCGTGCCGACCGGGTTCTCCTTGGCGGCCTTCGGGTCCCCGGAGACCTTCGAGATGACGTCGCGCAGCGCCTTGTTCTTGACGGCGGTGTCCGTGGCGGACTGCACGCGCGTGATCGTGAACACGGCCTGGGCGAGCGAGCCGGGCTTGTTCTGGTCGACGTCGCACGAGGCCGCGGCGCCCTGCGCACCCGCGGGGGCGGCGACGGCGAACAGCGCGGGCGCGAGCGCGCCGAGGAAGGGCACGGCGCGACGGAAGGAACGGTTCATTGGAGAGGGACCACGGGTCGCGGACGACGCGCCGCGGGGACCGGGCGCGCGAGGGACAGCCGCAAAATATACCGAATGTGCGCGCGTCGGTTCCGATCCACGGCCCCATTCGTGCGCGGGCGGCTGACGCGCCGGCCAGCGGCCGGTGCCGTGCGCGCGCCATTCCGTCCCGTCGCCCGTCCCGGCGACCGTCGCCCTCGCGGCCGCGGCCGCCTTAGCTTTGCCCCATGGATCGACTCCGCACCCGCTTCCTCGTGGTGGGGACCGGCGTGGCCGGCCTGCACACCGCGTGGCGCGTGGCGGAGCAGGGCGACGACGTCCTCCTGCTCACCAAGCGCACCCTCTTCGACTCCGCGACGGCCTACGCCCAGGGCGGCATCGCGGCCGCGCTCGGCGCCGGGGACTCGCCGGCGCTCCACCGGAACGACACGCTCGCGGCCGGCGCGGCCCTCTGCGACGCGGCCGCCGTGCAGGTGCTGGTGGAGGAAGGCCCCGACCGGGTGCGCGAGCTGCACGCCGCCGGCGCCGACTTCGACCTCACCGATGCCGGCCGCTTCAAGCTCGGCAAGGAGGCGGCGCATTCGCGGCGTCGCATCGTCCACGCGCAGGGTGACCAGACCGGCGCCGAGGTCGCCCGCACGCTGATCGAGCGGGTGCACGCGAGCCCGCGCGTGCGGGTGCTGGAGCACGCCCGCGTGCTCGACCTGATCGTCGAGGGGGAGGGCGACGACCGGCGGTGCGTCGGCGTGCGGGCGAGCGTGGAGGGGCGCGCGACCGAGATCCTCGCCGACGCGACCGTGCTGGCGACCGGGGGCTGCGGCCAGGTCTACCGCTACACGACCAACCCGCAGGTGGCCACCGGCGACGGGCTGGCGATCGCCTTCCGGGCCGGCGTGACGCTCTCGGATATGGAGTTCGTGCAGTTCCACCCGACGGCGCTCGACACGCCCGAGAACCCGCTCGTGCTGATCTCGGAGGCGGTGCGGGGGGAGGGCGCGACGCTGGTGAACGCGCGCGGCGAGCGCTTCATGCCCAAGCGCCACCGGCTGGCCGAGCTGGCGCCGCGCGACGTCGTGGCGCGCGAGATCTTCCGCGAGCAGCAGGACCACGGGCGCGTCTTCCTCGACGCGCGGCACCTGGCGGCGGCGGAGGGCGGCTTCCGCTCGCGCTTCCCGGGGATCCACGCGCTGTGCACGGCGCGCGGCATCGACCCGGACCGCGACCCGATCCCCGTGACGCCGGCCGCGCACTACCTGATGGGCGGCATCGTCACCGACCTCGCGGGGCGCTCGAGCCTGGACCGGCTGTACGCGGCCGGCGAGGTGGCGCGCACGGGGGTGCACGGCGCCAACCGGCTGGCGTCGAACTCCCTGCTGGAGGGGCTGGTGTTCGCGGAGCGGGTGGCGCGCGACCTGGTGACGCGCGAGCCGCTGCCGCGCGCGCCGCGCCGCCGCGGCTCGTGGGAGGTGCCGCCGCTGGCCGACCGCGGCGCCGCGCAGGTGGCCGCCGACGCGATCCGCTCGACGATGTGGGAGCACGCCGCGATCGACCGGAACGCGCGCGGGCTGCAGCAGTGCCTGGCGCGGCTGGCCGACATCGACCGCCGCCTCACGCCCGGCATGACCGAGGAGCGCAACATGGTGCAGACCGCGCGGCTGATCGCCGAGGCGGCGCTGCTGCGCACCGAGTCGCGCGGCGGGCACTACCGGAGCGA
This Roseisolibacter agri DNA region includes the following protein-coding sequences:
- a CDS encoding BMP family lipoprotein, producing the protein MRKLLLLIGALLAVHVALLLVRPSGALEPPSDEGLDVGIVFDVGGRGDKSFNDGAYLGATRAAEKLGARVRFIEPGEGSDREAGLRLLAAEGMDLVVGVGFIFTDDLTLLAKEYPNVRFAGVDLAVASDSAGRPIPPPPNLAALKFREEEGSYLVGALAALLSRESRIGDRAYRPTTRVGFVGGMDIPLIHKFEAGYRAGVTHVCPTCTVVAQYAGVTPEAFRNPGRGKELALSQYQSGVNVIFHASGSTGLGVFEAARATGKLAIGVDADQFAEAPGFILTSMVKGVDAAVFDAIQRVQAGTFTGGIQQFGLKEQGVGYVYDANNRALIPEALRARLETLRDSIIAGAITVPSDRQ
- a CDS encoding tetratricopeptide repeat protein, with amino-acid sequence MNRSFRRAVPFLGALAPALFAVAAPAGAQGAAASCDVDQNKPGSLAQAVFTITRVQSATDTAVKNKALRDVISKVSGDPKAAKENPVGTAFTLAQAYTMLAQDVRLANHATRADLGLAGSEPVDLLKLVDSTVKVVEAAKPGCAENALQVRQFAWRNVINAALTNLNNQQLDSAQYYATRAAIVVPESPFSHHILGSVALTKKDYAGAGQHFDRVLALTANDTSMKDLRVAAEQNIQAVRFTQANAMIESGNYDAILADPAKFGDMALTQAGVAASQANKHEAAAKLFAAALEQNKLQRDALNNLAATYMQLKQYEPMLPITQRLVEIDPGNPDNYLFIAIAYQGIANASKNPAQKKAFTDSLLKYNRLSSEMPVKVTFTEFTRGDAKSTLGLSVENLAKTAAAAPARAGAKPAAAAAAGPKTFNLTVEFLDKAGAVIDTQQVSVGPVAAGEKKTAKVEVAKPGVQSFRYKIAS
- a CDS encoding L-aspartate oxidase, with the translated sequence MDRLRTRFLVVGTGVAGLHTAWRVAEQGDDVLLLTKRTLFDSATAYAQGGIAAALGAGDSPALHRNDTLAAGAALCDAAAVQVLVEEGPDRVRELHAAGADFDLTDAGRFKLGKEAAHSRRRIVHAQGDQTGAEVARTLIERVHASPRVRVLEHARVLDLIVEGEGDDRRCVGVRASVEGRATEILADATVLATGGCGQVYRYTTNPQVATGDGLAIAFRAGVTLSDMEFVQFHPTALDTPENPLVLISEAVRGEGATLVNARGERFMPKRHRLAELAPRDVVAREIFREQQDHGRVFLDARHLAAAEGGFRSRFPGIHALCTARGIDPDRDPIPVTPAAHYLMGGIVTDLAGRSSLDRLYAAGEVARTGVHGANRLASNSLLEGLVFAERVARDLVTREPLPRAPRRRGSWEVPPLADRGAAQVAADAIRSTMWEHAAIDRNARGLQQCLARLADIDRRLTPGMTEERNMVQTARLIAEAALLRTESRGGHYRSDFPRAKRKWAGRHIEW